In the Sandaracinaceae bacterium genome, one interval contains:
- a CDS encoding cyclic nucleotide-binding domain-containing protein — protein sequence MRTWAHGATDVGRERQLNEDHYLVDKELGLYLVCDGMGGHAAGDIASRTAAETVREHVRARGDLLKAVLAGTRSHDEAAAMMREAIQSASARVHRMGVDDPSKKGMGTTCTALLVIGGKGVMGHVGDSRLYLSRQGRVYQLSEDHTFVQEAVRRGMLTPEQAKDNPHQNLVTRAVGPKPSVLVDSLVFDVLPGDSLLLCSDGLHGYFEDTSELGATLGLESLESVAKGLIDTANQRGGEDNITTVVLRLSSDPPDQVVEAKRASRVTAELDAIGHVVLFSELDMKELVKVANAFDHKDYGVDEVVVHEGDVSETLFVIVSGAAKVTRNGTDIALLRAGQHFGEMALLSRRPRSATVRTLKDCTMLALSRERFYEILSGDAVIAAKFLWRLAQTLSLRLDDLYLLQDKLGAETDTRDTQQYGLFPSPFDGR from the coding sequence GTGAGGACGTGGGCGCACGGGGCCACGGACGTGGGGCGGGAGCGGCAGCTCAACGAGGATCACTACCTCGTCGACAAGGAGCTGGGCCTCTACCTCGTCTGTGATGGGATGGGCGGGCACGCGGCGGGAGACATCGCGTCCCGCACGGCGGCCGAGACGGTACGCGAGCACGTGCGCGCGCGCGGCGATCTGCTGAAGGCGGTGCTGGCGGGGACGCGCTCGCACGACGAGGCGGCGGCGATGATGCGTGAGGCCATCCAGAGCGCGTCGGCGCGGGTGCACCGCATGGGCGTCGACGATCCGTCGAAGAAGGGCATGGGCACCACCTGCACCGCCTTGCTCGTGATCGGCGGCAAGGGCGTGATGGGCCACGTGGGCGACAGCCGCCTCTACCTCTCGCGCCAGGGCCGCGTCTACCAGCTCAGCGAAGATCACACCTTCGTCCAGGAGGCGGTCCGCCGCGGGATGCTCACGCCCGAGCAGGCGAAGGACAACCCGCACCAGAACCTCGTGACGCGCGCGGTCGGCCCGAAGCCCTCGGTGCTCGTCGACTCGCTCGTCTTCGACGTGCTGCCGGGCGACTCGCTGCTCCTCTGCTCCGACGGCCTGCACGGCTACTTCGAGGACACCTCGGAGCTCGGCGCGACGCTCGGGCTCGAGTCGCTCGAGTCGGTGGCCAAGGGGCTCATCGACACCGCGAACCAGCGCGGCGGCGAAGACAACATCACGACCGTGGTGCTGCGGCTGAGCTCCGACCCGCCCGACCAGGTCGTGGAGGCCAAGCGGGCGAGCCGGGTGACGGCGGAGCTCGACGCGATCGGCCACGTGGTGCTCTTCAGCGAGCTCGACATGAAGGAGCTGGTCAAGGTCGCCAACGCGTTCGATCACAAAGACTACGGGGTGGACGAGGTCGTCGTGCACGAGGGCGACGTGAGCGAGACGCTCTTCGTGATCGTCAGCGGGGCGGCGAAGGTGACCCGCAACGGGACCGACATCGCGCTCCTGCGCGCGGGGCAGCACTTCGGGGAGATGGCGCTCCTGAGCCGTCGACCGCGCTCGGCCACGGTGCGCACGCTCAAGGACTGCACGATGCTCGCGCTGAGCCGGGAGCGCTTCTATGAGATCCTCTCCGGCGACGCGGTGATCGCGGCGAAGTTCCTCTGGCGCCTGGCCCAGACCTTGAGCCTGCGCCTGGACGACCTCTACCTCCTCCAGGACAAGCTCGGCGCCGAGACCGACACCCGCGACACGCAGCAGTACGGCCTCTTCCCGAGCCCCTTCGACGGGCGCTGA
- a CDS encoding TonB-dependent receptor — protein MRRALSLILLLAASPAAAQELGVSATVEREEHDGRAQTTVTREDLEERLPRSAPDALRDVPGVSVQQTAHGQASPYVRGLTGQRVIHLFDGIRLNTGIYRQGPNQYFFTVDSLTLDRLEVTRGSASTRWGPDALGGAIVAVPREREPDASLDGVRLSPRLFARFRSADLEWGGRAELGADLGDRTAFLGGVAFREAGLLRSGGLVGSPLDGSRALVPRFTEELAGQPPEAWHTQAGTGFTELTFDGRLVHRLTSRLSVVAAAYGYRQSNAPRTDRCPAPEAPADECLRVREQFRTLAYVSLRGDAGEHLRDLALTLSYQRHHEARENVRPRSAVRFDWTDDVDTLGLALAAATPRIRLGEDASMRARYGFDVYDDRVSSSAQQTLTDLDLTLPLSRGQYLDRSLYVTLGAWLTLELKPARWLTLRSGGRVGMVGVRAPEDRASGTAGVRDDFGLAVGRVGAEIAPTRELSILVSVDQGFRAPNLDDLTSRQQTGPGFQFENPALRPERSTSFDLGVQLRLPFLRLDAWAFALLLEDGIERALRGADACPPNTPQCQASRVHLQLVNARGLGTIFGAEGGATLTLPEDVTVRATVTWAWGEGPDPSGAGRVPLSRVPPLHGSVEGRWRHRESGFYAAAVFRWAATQDRLAPSDTADARIPLGGTPGWATVDVRAGWRLDDQVVLSLVGENLFDVAYRVHGSSINAPGVGVMAQASVRLWPW, from the coding sequence ATGCGTCGCGCGTTGTCCCTGATCCTGCTTCTGGCGGCGAGCCCCGCCGCCGCGCAGGAGCTCGGCGTCTCCGCGACGGTCGAGCGCGAGGAGCACGACGGGCGCGCCCAGACCACGGTCACGCGCGAAGACCTGGAGGAGCGGCTGCCGCGCTCGGCGCCCGACGCCCTGCGTGACGTGCCCGGCGTGAGCGTGCAGCAGACCGCGCACGGCCAGGCCAGCCCCTATGTGCGTGGGCTGACCGGGCAGCGCGTGATCCACCTCTTCGACGGGATCCGACTGAACACGGGGATCTACCGGCAGGGGCCGAACCAGTACTTCTTCACCGTGGACTCGCTCACCCTCGACCGGCTCGAGGTGACCCGCGGGAGCGCCTCGACCCGCTGGGGCCCCGACGCGCTCGGCGGCGCGATCGTCGCCGTCCCGCGCGAGCGCGAGCCGGACGCGAGCCTCGACGGGGTGCGACTCTCGCCGCGGCTCTTCGCGCGCTTCCGCTCCGCCGACCTCGAGTGGGGTGGGCGCGCGGAGCTCGGCGCGGATCTCGGCGACCGGACCGCGTTCCTGGGAGGCGTGGCGTTCCGGGAGGCGGGGCTCCTTCGCAGCGGCGGGCTGGTGGGCAGCCCACTCGACGGCTCGCGCGCGCTCGTGCCGCGCTTCACGGAGGAGCTCGCGGGCCAGCCCCCCGAGGCGTGGCACACGCAGGCCGGCACGGGGTTCACGGAGCTGACCTTCGATGGACGGCTCGTGCATCGCCTCACCTCGCGCCTCTCCGTGGTGGCGGCGGCGTACGGCTACCGGCAGTCCAACGCACCTCGCACGGATCGTTGCCCGGCCCCCGAGGCGCCGGCCGACGAGTGCCTGCGGGTGCGAGAGCAGTTCCGGACGCTCGCGTACGTCTCGCTGCGCGGTGACGCGGGCGAGCACCTGCGCGACCTGGCGCTGACCCTGAGCTACCAGCGCCATCACGAGGCGCGCGAGAACGTGCGGCCGCGCTCCGCGGTGCGCTTCGACTGGACGGACGACGTCGACACCCTCGGCCTCGCGCTCGCGGCGGCCACGCCCCGCATCCGCCTCGGCGAGGACGCGTCCATGCGGGCCCGCTACGGCTTCGACGTCTACGACGACCGGGTCTCGTCCTCGGCGCAGCAGACCCTGACCGACCTCGATCTGACGCTCCCGCTCTCGCGCGGTCAGTACCTGGACCGCTCGCTCTACGTGACCCTCGGCGCCTGGCTGACGCTCGAGCTGAAGCCGGCGCGCTGGCTGACGCTCCGGAGCGGGGGGCGCGTGGGGATGGTGGGCGTGCGCGCGCCGGAGGATCGCGCGTCGGGCACGGCGGGCGTGCGGGACGACTTCGGGCTCGCGGTCGGACGGGTCGGCGCCGAGATCGCGCCGACGCGCGAGCTGTCCATCCTGGTCTCGGTGGATCAGGGCTTCCGCGCGCCCAACCTGGACGACCTCACCTCGCGCCAGCAGACCGGGCCTGGCTTCCAGTTCGAGAACCCCGCGCTCCGCCCGGAGCGGAGCACCAGCTTCGACCTCGGGGTCCAGCTGCGCCTGCCGTTCCTGCGCCTCGACGCGTGGGCCTTCGCGCTCTTGCTCGAAGACGGCATCGAGCGGGCGCTGCGCGGCGCCGACGCGTGCCCACCGAACACCCCGCAGTGCCAGGCGTCGCGCGTGCATCTGCAGCTCGTGAACGCGCGCGGGCTGGGCACGATCTTCGGCGCCGAAGGGGGCGCGACGCTCACCCTCCCCGAGGACGTGACCGTGCGCGCCACCGTGACCTGGGCCTGGGGCGAGGGCCCGGACCCGAGCGGAGCGGGCCGCGTGCCGCTCTCCCGCGTGCCGCCCCTGCACGGCTCGGTCGAGGGGCGCTGGCGTCACCGCGAGAGCGGCTTCTACGCCGCCGCGGTCTTCCGCTGGGCGGCCACCCAGGATCGCCTCGCCCCGTCCGACACCGCCGACGCGCGGATCCCGCTCGGCGGCACGCCCGGCTGGGCCACCGTCGACGTGCGCGCGGGCTGGCGCCTGGACGATCAGGTCGTGCTCTCGCTCGTGGGCGAGAACCTCTTCGACGTCGCTTACCGCGTGCACGGCTCCAGCATCAACGCGCCCGGCGTCGGCGTCATGGCCCAGGCGAGCGTGCGCCTGTGGCCCTGGTGA
- a CDS encoding response regulator — MSDILLDTLLKEGRELVLVLGPDGQIREISQSFATLLGQPRGALLGQPLERLLDPDRRPAEGVLDLLRTRQGQRAEVCVRGQRPGLRWVDLRTARVSADGVVLLGRDTTGARVARTSQVQLSALAQQLPGVLWTVDRSMTVTSVTGGGLVVRNRSAESLLGTTLYEYVGSEDPAVPPVAAHLRALEGHSGHYEFEREGRTFHARVDPLRASDGSIQGAVGLALEVTESRDLEERLRLAQREQTLGRLAGSMAHEFNNLLTIIAAHAALLEDQLATEGAAEDLGAVVEAASKGRLLTSRLLSFTSRQIQTPERVRVDRLLGELEPMLAAIVGERRRLALELDPGVGWIRIDPALLEQVVLNLVDNARQATDEGARITVRASARASEREPGGWVEISVRDEGYGMTESVRSRACEPFFTTKPQGQGSGLGLTTALAVVSEAEGSLTIDSALGGGTTVRIRFPRSKAPSGSFVKPKVGAAISETILLVEDQLGVRRAARRILRRAGYQVFEAAHAEDALALATAYPGRLDVLLTDVVMPGMSGPQLAEKILEHRPDTKVLYMSGYAEDVDEVRAAIERGQTFLPKPFTPERLLTRLREALGEGVDLEDGVAEER, encoded by the coding sequence TTGAAGGAGGGGCGAGAGCTGGTGCTCGTGCTCGGGCCCGACGGCCAGATCCGCGAGATCTCCCAGAGCTTCGCCACGCTGCTCGGGCAGCCTCGCGGCGCGCTGCTCGGGCAGCCGCTCGAGCGCCTGCTCGACCCGGACCGTCGGCCCGCGGAGGGCGTGCTGGACCTGCTGCGCACGCGGCAGGGGCAGCGGGCGGAGGTGTGCGTGCGGGGCCAGCGCCCGGGCCTCCGGTGGGTGGATCTGCGCACGGCGCGGGTCTCGGCCGACGGGGTCGTGCTCCTCGGGCGCGACACGACGGGGGCGCGGGTCGCCCGGACGAGCCAGGTGCAGCTCTCGGCCCTCGCGCAGCAGCTCCCCGGCGTGCTCTGGACGGTGGACCGCTCGATGACCGTGACCTCGGTGACGGGCGGCGGCCTCGTGGTGCGCAATCGCTCGGCGGAGAGCCTGCTCGGCACCACGCTCTACGAGTACGTGGGGAGCGAGGACCCGGCCGTCCCCCCCGTGGCGGCCCACCTCCGCGCGCTCGAGGGCCACTCGGGTCACTACGAGTTCGAGCGGGAGGGCCGCACTTTCCACGCGCGCGTCGATCCTCTCCGGGCTTCGGACGGATCCATCCAGGGGGCGGTCGGGCTCGCGCTCGAGGTGACGGAGTCGCGCGACCTGGAGGAGCGGCTGCGCCTCGCCCAGCGCGAGCAGACCCTCGGGCGGCTCGCCGGCTCGATGGCGCACGAGTTCAACAACCTCCTGACGATCATCGCGGCGCACGCGGCGCTGCTCGAGGACCAGCTCGCGACCGAAGGCGCGGCCGAGGATCTCGGGGCGGTGGTGGAGGCGGCGAGCAAGGGCCGGCTCCTGACGTCGCGCCTGCTCTCGTTCACGAGCCGCCAGATCCAGACGCCCGAGCGCGTCCGCGTGGACCGCCTCCTCGGGGAGCTCGAGCCGATGCTCGCGGCGATCGTCGGCGAGCGGCGGCGCCTCGCGCTGGAGCTCGACCCCGGCGTCGGCTGGATCCGCATCGACCCTGCGCTCCTCGAGCAGGTGGTGCTCAACCTGGTCGACAACGCGCGCCAAGCCACCGACGAGGGGGCCCGGATCACGGTGCGGGCGAGCGCCCGGGCCAGCGAGCGAGAGCCCGGTGGGTGGGTGGAGATCTCCGTGCGCGACGAGGGCTATGGCATGACGGAGTCGGTCCGCAGCCGCGCCTGCGAGCCGTTCTTCACGACCAAGCCGCAGGGGCAGGGCAGCGGGCTCGGGCTGACCACGGCGCTCGCGGTGGTGAGTGAAGCCGAGGGGTCGCTCACGATCGACAGCGCGCTCGGCGGGGGCACCACGGTGCGCATCCGCTTCCCTCGCTCCAAGGCGCCGAGCGGCAGCTTCGTCAAGCCGAAGGTCGGCGCGGCGATCAGCGAGACGATCTTGCTCGTCGAGGACCAGCTCGGCGTGCGGCGCGCGGCGCGACGCATCCTCCGGCGCGCCGGCTACCAGGTGTTCGAGGCCGCGCACGCCGAGGACGCCCTCGCGCTCGCGACCGCGTACCCGGGCCGCCTCGACGTGCTGCTGACCGACGTGGTCATGCCGGGCATGAGCGGGCCGCAGCTCGCCGAGAAGATCCTCGAGCACCGTCCGGACACGAAGGTGCTCTACATGTCGGGCTACGCCGAGGACGTCGACGAGGTGCGCGCCGCGATCGAGCGCGGGCAAACGTTCTTGCCCAAGCCGTTCACCCCCGAGCGGCTCCTCACGCGCCTCCGAGAGGCGCTGGGGGAGGGCGTCGACCTCGAGGACGGCGTCGCGGAAGAGCGCTGA